The following proteins are encoded in a genomic region of Bacillota bacterium:
- a CDS encoding methyltransferase domain-containing protein, whose protein sequence is MPTRQNKEMSDAAFTLIAPYYDELMHNVPYDFWVRYVQELIERYRLRVESILDLACGTGNVAMRLAKMGYEVWGVDISAPMIAEAKRKAQQAGLDVHYEVQDAAQLQLPTQFDLVLSLFDSLNYILSPEKLQEAFRRVYAHLRSGGAFIFDVNTEYALREGLFDQDNLGSRRRLLYRWKSRYDEETRICTVEMEFWLRNEAGEVVQHFMEVHRQRAYGLDELHTMLRNAGFDYARAFHAYTLRPPHATTDRAFFVATKW, encoded by the coding sequence ATGCCAACCAGACAAAACAAGGAGATGTCCGACGCTGCTTTCACGCTCATTGCCCCATACTACGATGAGCTGATGCACAATGTGCCCTACGACTTCTGGGTGCGGTATGTGCAGGAGCTCATCGAACGCTACCGCCTGCGGGTGGAGAGCATTCTGGATCTCGCCTGTGGCACGGGCAATGTGGCGATGCGGCTGGCGAAGATGGGCTACGAAGTGTGGGGGGTGGACATCTCCGCACCCATGATTGCCGAGGCGAAGCGCAAGGCGCAGCAGGCAGGGCTGGACGTCCACTACGAGGTGCAGGACGCGGCGCAACTGCAACTGCCCACACAGTTTGACCTCGTGCTGAGCCTGTTCGACAGCCTGAACTATATCCTCTCCCCCGAAAAGCTGCAGGAGGCGTTCCGAAGGGTCTACGCGCATTTGCGGTCTGGTGGAGCGTTCATCTTCGATGTCAACACCGAGTACGCCCTGCGCGAAGGGCTTTTTGATCAGGACAACCTCGGTTCGCGCCGCCGCCTGCTGTACCGATGGAAGAGCCGCTATGACGAGGAGACCAGAATCTGCACGGTGGAAATGGAATTCTGGCTGCGCAACGAAGCGGGAGAGGTCGTCCAGCACTTTATGGAGGTGCATCGCCAGCGGGCGTACGGGCTGGATGAGCTGCACACCATGTTACGGAACGCTGGTTTCGACTACGCCCGCGCGTTCCATGCCTACACCCTGCGCCCGCCACACGCCACCACCGACCGCGCCTTCTTCGTAGCGACGAAGTGGTAA